A stretch of the Desulfobacter sp. genome encodes the following:
- a CDS encoding DEAD/DEAH box helicase — translation MLPKKTQGQPNKKTVERAADLPEKRPPRPKKKPWSLESFQVDPQEGKTRFHDLNLPLGLMHAVKDLKFQFCTDIQARMLPLTLKGQDATAKAQTGTGKSATFIITLINQFTRKPIKRTKGFPRALILAPTRELVYQIEKDFKGLAKYSHLRIVSVYGGTGYQKQQNQLTEKPADVIAATPGRLLDFISKKLINLSQVEIVVIDEADRMLDMGFIPDVRRLIYMTPHKDKRQTLFFSATLTDEVLRLADSWTKQAVRIEIDPEQAAADSINQIVYLTTEEDKFKNVCNLLISENLKRVIIFVNRKDTARFLSDKLSRYGQNAGVLSGDVSQDKRFKVLNSFKNGKLNVLVATDVAARGLHIENISHVVNYDLPLEPEHYIHRIGRTGRAGATGTSISFADEMSSFQIPKIEEVLGHKVSCEYPTKALEAQLPKPAPRPPKPRHPRSAKPGPKGKRPYKGNRRPPRKRAPKKD, via the coding sequence ATTCTGCCAAAGAAGACTCAAGGGCAACCAAACAAGAAAACTGTTGAGAGAGCAGCGGACCTGCCTGAAAAGCGGCCACCCCGGCCAAAAAAGAAACCCTGGAGCCTGGAAAGTTTCCAGGTAGACCCCCAGGAAGGGAAAACCAGATTTCATGATTTAAACCTTCCCTTAGGCCTTATGCATGCAGTAAAAGATTTAAAATTTCAATTCTGCACCGATATCCAGGCCCGCATGCTCCCCTTAACCCTCAAGGGACAGGATGCCACAGCCAAAGCCCAGACCGGAACCGGAAAAAGTGCCACCTTTATCATCACCCTGATCAACCAGTTTACCCGCAAACCCATTAAACGGACCAAAGGATTTCCCAGGGCCCTGATTCTGGCCCCGACAAGGGAACTGGTTTACCAGATTGAAAAGGACTTTAAAGGCCTGGCCAAATATTCCCATCTGAGGATTGTTTCCGTATACGGAGGCACAGGATATCAAAAGCAGCAAAACCAGCTGACAGAAAAACCTGCCGATGTTATTGCGGCAACCCCCGGGCGGCTTCTTGATTTTATATCCAAAAAATTGATCAACCTGTCTCAAGTGGAAATTGTGGTCATTGACGAGGCAGACCGGATGCTCGACATGGGATTCATACCCGATGTCCGCCGCCTGATCTATATGACCCCCCATAAAGACAAGCGCCAGACCTTGTTTTTTTCCGCCACCCTGACAGATGAGGTCCTCCGCCTGGCAGATTCCTGGACAAAACAAGCCGTCCGTATTGAAATAGATCCCGAACAGGCGGCTGCGGATTCCATCAACCAGATTGTATACCTGACCACTGAAGAGGATAAATTCAAGAACGTCTGTAACCTGCTAATAAGTGAAAACCTCAAACGGGTCATTATTTTCGTCAATCGCAAGGATACGGCAAGATTTCTATCGGACAAGCTGTCCAGGTACGGACAGAACGCCGGTGTTTTATCCGGGGATGTTTCCCAGGATAAACGATTTAAGGTGCTCAACAGCTTTAAAAATGGAAAACTCAATGTCCTGGTGGCAACGGATGTGGCAGCCCGTGGGCTTCACATCGAAAATATCAGCCATGTGGTCAACTATGACCTGCCCCTTGAACCTGAACATTATATTCACCGCATCGGCAGAACCGGGAGAGCCGGAGCCACAGGAACCTCAATCAGTTTTGCCGATGAAATGAGTTCTTTCCAGATTCCCAAAATTGAAGAGGTGCTCGGACACAAGGTATCCTGCGAATACCCGACAAAAGCATTAGAAGCTCAGCTTCCCAAGCCGGCCCCCCGTCCGCCCAAACCTCGCCATCCAAGGTCAGCAAAACCTGGACCCAAAGGAAAAAGGCCCTATAAAGGCAATCGAAGACCCCCGAGAAAAAGAGCCCCAAAAAAGGATTGA
- a CDS encoding MoaD/ThiS family protein, translated as MIQVDDKPMDWQEGMTITQLLAEVENSIFVSVVRVNGRLISSPRFDHTRIEDGSIVQLLPLIAGG; from the coding sequence ATGATCCAGGTGGACGACAAACCCATGGACTGGCAGGAGGGCATGACCATTACCCAACTGCTGGCAGAGGTTGAAAACTCAATATTTGTCTCTGTGGTGAGAGTCAACGGGCGGCTGATATCCAGCCCCCGATTTGACCACACCCGGATTGAAGACGGCTCAATAGTACAGCTTTTGCCCCTGATTGCCGGTGGGTAA
- a CDS encoding aldehyde:ferredoxin oxidoreductase yields the protein MGQISLNEIKAVSYERSGVKKGYTDQSLRVNLTTSQVEIIPIKEEIKDKFIGGKGYDLWLMWNAVSGTTQWNDPENTICISSGPLGGTPGYPGGGKSIVTSISPLTAAPIDSNVGGYFGPYKKFSGFDVIQIDGKADEDRVILIDGIENQIKIFKAKDLPKDAYEMSDVLTRHFDEKKPVNVSVVTAGPGAQNTYFGCLNFSWWDAGRKMVRYKQAGRGGIGTVFADKNIKAVVARFGAISMKANAPADPEALKKVTKAHAREINTLDGKQNRMSVVGTTHLVPIMNDHDCLPVHNFKFGSHPEGKVIGEEVFEHIFDKGFDGCWRGCAVACAHGVKDFSPFTGPYRGKKVFVDGPEYETIAGCGSNLGIFDPQTILEINFYCDAYGLDTISVGTSIGFVMECFENEQITIKDTQGMNLSFGNRFNALELIHQMAQGDGFGAIVGKGIRKMKKIFARDFGADPKFMQDIGMESKGLEFSEYITKESLAQQGGYGLALKGPQHDEAWLIFLDMVHNFMPTFENKAEALHWFPMFRTWFGLCGLCKLPWNDIVPEDNKNTSEPAKVAKHVGWYADFFSAVTGKKVTPDDLIVMSEAVYNFQRVFNLKMGYGTREHDTLPYRAMGPVTQEEYKSRSKRYDDQLRDKYEMDISAMDTAAKVAALRARREEQYELLKDAVYDRRGWTPNGIPTVKTVKRLGIDFPEVLEVLKQNGVE from the coding sequence ATGGGTCAAATCAGTCTTAATGAAATCAAAGCCGTATCCTATGAGAGGAGCGGGGTAAAAAAGGGATATACAGATCAATCACTCCGGGTCAATCTCACCACCAGCCAGGTCGAGATCATCCCCATAAAAGAAGAAATCAAGGATAAATTCATCGGCGGCAAGGGATACGACCTATGGCTGATGTGGAATGCGGTTTCAGGAACGACCCAATGGAACGATCCTGAAAACACGATCTGTATTTCATCAGGCCCCCTTGGCGGCACCCCCGGGTACCCAGGGGGAGGAAAAAGCATTGTCACCTCCATTTCGCCTCTCACCGCTGCCCCCATTGACTCCAATGTCGGGGGATACTTTGGTCCCTATAAAAAATTTTCAGGATTTGATGTCATTCAGATTGACGGCAAAGCCGATGAAGACCGGGTGATTCTCATTGACGGGATTGAAAACCAGATCAAAATCTTCAAGGCAAAAGATTTGCCCAAAGATGCCTATGAAATGTCAGACGTACTCACCCGGCATTTTGATGAAAAAAAACCGGTAAACGTCTCGGTGGTCACCGCCGGGCCCGGGGCTCAAAACACCTATTTCGGCTGTCTGAATTTCTCCTGGTGGGATGCGGGACGAAAAATGGTCAGATACAAACAGGCCGGCCGCGGAGGTATCGGCACCGTATTTGCCGATAAAAACATCAAGGCGGTGGTGGCCAGGTTTGGAGCGATTTCCATGAAAGCCAATGCCCCGGCAGACCCTGAGGCTCTCAAAAAAGTAACCAAGGCCCATGCCCGAGAAATCAACACCCTGGACGGCAAACAAAACAGAATGTCCGTTGTGGGCACCACCCACCTGGTTCCCATTATGAATGACCATGACTGTCTGCCCGTGCACAATTTCAAGTTCGGCTCCCATCCTGAAGGCAAAGTCATAGGAGAAGAGGTGTTTGAACATATCTTTGACAAGGGGTTTGACGGATGCTGGAGAGGCTGCGCCGTGGCCTGTGCCCACGGGGTAAAAGACTTTTCACCGTTTACAGGGCCGTATCGGGGAAAAAAAGTATTTGTGGACGGACCTGAATATGAAACCATTGCCGGATGCGGATCAAACCTGGGGATTTTTGATCCCCAAACCATTCTTGAAATCAACTTTTACTGCGACGCCTACGGTCTTGATACCATCTCCGTTGGCACCTCCATCGGTTTTGTCATGGAATGCTTTGAAAACGAACAAATCACCATTAAAGATACCCAAGGCATGAATCTAAGCTTTGGCAACCGGTTCAACGCCCTTGAGCTCATACATCAGATGGCCCAGGGGGATGGTTTCGGGGCTATTGTGGGCAAGGGAATCCGGAAAATGAAAAAAATCTTTGCACGGGATTTCGGGGCAGACCCCAAATTCATGCAGGATATCGGCATGGAATCCAAAGGCCTTGAATTTTCAGAATACATTACCAAGGAAAGCCTGGCCCAGCAGGGAGGATACGGCCTTGCCCTCAAAGGCCCCCAGCATGATGAAGCCTGGCTGATTTTCCTGGACATGGTCCACAACTTCATGCCCACCTTTGAAAACAAAGCCGAGGCCCTGCACTGGTTTCCCATGTTCAGAACCTGGTTCGGCCTTTGCGGACTGTGCAAACTGCCATGGAACGACATTGTGCCTGAAGACAATAAAAACACCTCGGAACCGGCCAAAGTCGCCAAACATGTTGGATGGTACGCGGATTTTTTTTCAGCCGTGACCGGAAAAAAAGTCACCCCGGACGACCTCATTGTCATGAGTGAGGCCGTATATAACTTCCAGCGGGTATTCAACCTGAAAATGGGATATGGCACCAGAGAACACGATACCCTGCCCTACCGCGCCATGGGTCCTGTGACCCAAGAAGAGTACAAATCCCGGTCCAAACGCTATGATGACCAATTAAGGGATAAATATGAAATGGACATCTCAGCCATGGATACCGCGGCCAAGGTAGCGGCTCTCAGAGCCAGACGGGAGGAACAATACGAACTGCTCAAGGATGCCGTGTACGATCGAAGGGGATGGACACCCAATGGCATCCCCACGGTAAAAACCGTCAAGCGCCTGGGCATTGATTTCCCCGAAGTCCTTGAGGTCTTAAAACAAAACGGAGTGGAATAG
- a CDS encoding YggT family protein, which yields MLIVANFFEAVAVVLDYALTLYMWIIIAGAVLSWVSPDPYNPIVRFIHRATEPVFYQIRKRLPVNFGGMDISPIIVILVIIFLQTFVVNSLHGLARSI from the coding sequence ATGCTGATTGTCGCCAATTTTTTTGAAGCTGTTGCTGTAGTCTTAGACTATGCCTTAACATTGTACATGTGGATCATCATTGCAGGTGCGGTATTGTCCTGGGTGAGTCCGGATCCGTATAATCCCATTGTCCGATTCATACATCGGGCCACAGAACCTGTCTTCTACCAAATCCGCAAGCGGTTGCCCGTGAATTTTGGCGGAATGGATATCTCACCCATTATTGTCATTTTAGTGATTATTTTTCTTCAAACCTTTGTCGTGAACAGCCTCCACGGGCTGGCGCGCTCTATATAA
- a CDS encoding DivIVA domain-containing protein — MGVTPLVVKQKEFSTRFRGFDVQEVDTFLEEVARELESQDRAIESLGQEKHRLDLENQGYRKREDSMKNAMIQSQKVLDQMKDNAKKSAQVVIANAEVEAEKILNRAHKRLSQLHSDITELKRQRIQLEMQISSVLESHSKLLEMTKEENKAADESDATLEFIRPA; from the coding sequence ATGGGGGTTACACCGCTGGTTGTCAAACAAAAGGAATTTTCGACTCGGTTCCGGGGGTTTGATGTACAGGAAGTGGATACCTTTCTTGAAGAGGTTGCAAGGGAATTGGAGTCCCAGGATCGTGCCATTGAATCGCTGGGTCAGGAAAAGCACCGGCTGGACCTGGAAAACCAGGGGTACCGGAAGCGGGAAGATTCCATGAAAAATGCCATGATCCAATCCCAGAAGGTTTTGGATCAGATGAAGGATAATGCAAAAAAATCTGCCCAGGTCGTGATTGCCAATGCAGAGGTTGAAGCGGAAAAAATTTTGAACAGGGCCCATAAGCGGCTTTCACAGCTTCACAGTGATATCACGGAGCTTAAACGCCAGCGGATCCAGCTTGAAATGCAGATCAGTTCCGTTCTTGAGTCCCATTCCAAACTTCTTGAAATGACCAAGGAAGAAAATAAGGCTGCGGACGAATCCGATGCGACCTTGGAATTCATCCGGCCGGCATAG